From Sporolactobacillus pectinivorans:
GATGACAATTGAGGAGTTTGGCGATATGGTGGCCATCGCCAACGCACTCCCCGGGCCGGTGAATACAAAGCTCGCCGGCTATGTCGGCTGGCGCGTCAGAGGCATCGGCGGCATGCTGGCGGCACTGGTTGCTTGCGTCCTGCCAATGGTCATCGCGATGATTGTGCTGCTTGGCTTCCTGACTGCATTTCAGAATCAGAGATGGGTACGCGGCATGACCCAGGCGGTTCTGCCGGTAGTCGGTGTGCTGATGGCACAGTTGACCTGGAGCTTTCTGTACAGCGCTAAGAAAGGACTTGGCTGGGTTGTTAGCCTGTTATTGGTCGGGCTAAGCTTCATCCTGATGCAGCTACTTCATGTCCAGGCTCCGATTCTGATTGCGCTGACGCTGCTCTTTGTTCTCCTGAAACGGTGGAAAAGAAAACAAACCTCGGCAGGTGAGCACAAATGATGCTTCAATGGCAAATTTTCATTGCATTTTTTATTCCTGGAATCCTGGGTTACGGCGGCGGTCCGGCATCCATCCCTCTGATTGAAAACGAAGTCGTCGGGCGCTTCCACTGGATGACCGTCACTCAGTTCAGCAATGTTCTGGCGTTCGCAAACTCCCTGCCGGGCCCGATTGCGCCGCAGATGGCAGGCTATATTGGTTACCAGGTGGGCGGTGTTCTTGGTTTGCTTGTAGCCCTGATCGCAACGATCGCACCGTCACTGATCCTGCTGATGGTACTGCTGCGAATTTTATACAAGTTCAAAGATTCTCCCAAAGTCAAGTGGCTGACTCTTTTGATTCGGCCGATCATTGTCATTATGCTTGGCGTTATGGCCTGGAATTTTTTTGCTGCATCAGAACAGGCATCCGGCTGGGTCCCAATGATTCTGATCGGCGCGACCAGCTTTGTGCTTCTGGAGCGTTTTCGAATTCATCCCGCTTTTATCATCGCCGGTGCGCTGCTGATAGGCGCCCTCTTTATGGGATAAATTTAGTAGAGGCAGGGTGAAGTCATGTATTCCTGGAGAATCACAAAATATGATCCGGCCAAAAGGAATCCTGACGGCAGTTATGGTGAACCTAAGGAATGGACTTCTTTTTCGGATGTCGGGGAATCGGTCGATGAAGGAACCTACTTACAGACAGAAGAAAACTACCTTCAGACAATAAAAGCATTCATGAATGAGCTGGACATCACAGAAGTGTATGTAGGTGCGCTGGAGGAAAATTCACATGGAAATAATGTTCAGAACGGGGCAATTGATTTTTTGAAAATCTGGCAGGGTAAGAAAATCAGTGCGAAGGAAGCAATGAAACTGGCCAGATTAACGCTGCGGGAAAAATTATGGTGCAAATTGATTGTGCCAGAACAGTTTTTTGTCCATTTCGGTTACGACTATCACCTGTACATTGGGGCGTATAAGGATTGTCCCCAAGCAAGAAAAAAGGCTGAAATGTCAGGACTTTATGTTGAAAATTTTAGATCTCCTTATCTATAAAAGGCTGCCTCTCTATGAGACGGCTTTTTTATAAGGGCAAGGAATGCAGTATGCACAGTTTGAATCACTGTGAAAAAATCATGAGCTCAGAAAAAGCGTCAAGTCCACCTGTCACACAATTTTAAAAATTAAGGAAGAATTGCCCAGACAGCGGTGCGAAATCAATAACTAACTCATTGAAAAGGAAGATGACGTTTGAATGTAAAAGAACAATTCATTCCGCTGCGGATGCTTGCTGCCCGCGCACTTCTCGATCATATGCCACATGGCATCACTGCCCGCGCCCCGATTGAAGATGAGTTCGCCAGGCTCCAGTCCGGCTGGCGCGGCGAGCAGAACCTCGCCTATCACCTTGAAACGGTCACGGACCCCGACACTCGAATTTTCTACAATCTTCGCCAGACGGCACTGAATCATATTTTCCAGATGGACACCCTGCTCCTAAACGACACATTCGCCCTGATCATGGAAGTCAAAAATTATTCTGGGACGCTCCTGTTTGAGTCCAGTTGCCGCCAAATGATCCGGACCATTGGCAACCGACGCGAAGGCTTTTCCAATCCATTGATTCAGGTGAGCCGTCATCGCGATATGCTCACCGCCTGGCTCGCCGATCACTGGCTGTCCCCGATTCCCATTGAGCCGCTCGTTGTCATCACCAACACCTCCACCATCATCGACAGCCCTGGTAACTTACGGGAAGTCATCGGAAAAGTCATCCATGCCGAGCAATCCATTTCCAAAATTGATCAGATTAAAGCGAGGTATCAGCACAGCCCGAGTATCGGAAGAACGGTGCCGCAGATCGAGCAGTTTCTGCTGCAAGAACACACTGACCCGCCGCTCGATCTTTTGAAGAAATATAATGTGGATCCTGCCGACTTGCAGCACGGTGTCCGCTGTCCCAACTGCTACCTCTTCGCCATGGGCCGCGCCTATGCCAACTGGATCTGCCGAAGGTACGGCTGAAGGTACGGCTGAAGGTACGGCTGAAGGTACGGCTGAAGGTACGGCTGAAGGTGCGGCTGCACATCCAGAACCGCTCACATCCAGATGACCTCGACTACTTCCTCCTCTTCGCCCAACCCTGACCTACAAACAATGCCGCGACTGGCTGGGAGTGGAGGATCATTATCTCATCACGCGGCTGTTAAACAATATGAAACTTAAAAGATTTGGCAACGGTACAGGATCAGGCCTTTATTATCAATGCCCAACTCATAGGTGGATTGATCGATATTATCACGAAAAAAAAGCTTAAGCAGTCGCACCGAAATAGAGAACTTGCACCGAAGTGAGGGAAAGTGGCACCGAAATCAGAGGAAGTCGCGCCGAATTCGCAAAAATTCGCACCCAATCCAGTGACTGCTTCTACAAAGTCAACCAATCTGACACGCTATCAAACTGAGACAACTTTTCCTTCAGCTGTCAGCGGAAAAGTTGCTTTTTTTCCGTCAAATATGTTTGGAATTTTTCTACAGTCTTAACTGAGAATCCCCGCCGCCCAACTAATGATTACCCAAAAAGTCTCGCACCGCCCCCTCCGAACCCTTGTCCCTATTGACTTTTTCGGTATATAAAAGGAACTCGTTTAATAAGATGTTACAAACTCACATACGGGGTTTCGAGGTGAGCGCGGTGGGCCTGGAACGAGCAGAGAGCGTTTGGTTTCCGTTTCCCTCCAAAGAATGTCTCATTTCGCATCTTCATAATTTCAGGAGGCGAGTGGTGTGCACGATTACATCAAAGAGCGTACGATCAAGATTGGAAAGCATATCGTGGAGACAAAGAAAACGGTGCGGGTGATTGCCAAAGAGTTCGGGGTATCAAAAAGTACGGTTCACAAGGATCTGACGGAGAGGCTCCCCAACATCAATCCCGAACTCGCAAATGCCGTTAAAAATGTGCTCGATTATCACAAGTCCATCCGCCACCTGAGAGGAGGGGAAGCAACTCGGCTGAAATACCAGAAAGACTCTGAGAAAGCGGTGCAGTCCTGAATCGGCGCCGGATCATAACGTTAAAATTTCATAAATTCAAGCACAATCCTCCTCACCTCACCCGACACTGCACCTTGTTCCATACAAGCATGACTAAAACTTTCAGCTGCACTCATCCATTTCAAGACAACGATCCATCACTCGCAAAATGTTGCATGAAAACCAGCTACAACGCACTCATTCGACACTATTCATTAAAAAAAATTAATGATGTGTTTTTTTCGACTGCCTCCCTGTTTGAATCTTTTTATGATAAAATGGGATAATGAATGATAAATGTCCCAGCGTGAGGACTGGGTATTTTGGCAGGGAGGATTATACGGTGTTTTCAAGAGACATTGGAATAGATCTCGGAACAGCAAATGTTCTTATTTACGTAAAAGGCCAGGGCATCGTTTTGAATGAGCCTTCAGTTATTGCACTGGATACAGAAACGAAACAGTTGCTTGCCGTCGGTGAAGAGGCGCGGCGCATGGTGGGACGTACACCGGGCAACATTGTTGCCCTGCGCCCGCTCCGTGACGGTGTAATCGCAGATTTTGAAATTACTGAGATGATGCTGACTCATTTTATTGATAAAATCAATGTCAGAGGCTTTCTGAGAAAACCGAGGATTCTGATCTGTACGCCGACGCACATTACTTCGGTTGAGCAGAAAGCGATCCGTGAAGCCGCCGAACGCAGCGGCGGAAAACAGGTTTATCTCGAAGAAGAGCCGAAAGTTGCCGCAGTCGGCGCCGGTATGGATATTTTTCAACCGAGTGGCAATATGGTTATTGATATCGGTGGCGGGACGACAGACATCGCTGTTTTGTCCATGGGGGATATCGTGACTTCCCAATCGATTAAACTGGCAGGCGACAAGTTCGATCAGGAAATTCTGAACTATATCAAGAAAAGATACAAACTGCTGATCGGTGAACGGACGGCGGAACAAATTAAGATTCAGGTGGGAACGGTCTTTAAAAATGCCCGTGACGAAAGCATGGATATCCGTGGTCGCGATATGGTTACCGGACTGCCGAAAACGTTAACGGTTCATTCCAATGAAATTGAGGAAGCGCTGGCTGATTCGATCGGTACACTGGTACGGGCCGCGAAAAATGTGCTTGAAACAACGCCGCCGGAACTGTCTGCGGACATCATTGACCGCGGCGTCATGCTGACGGGCGGCGGTGCCCAGCTTCACGGCATCGATCAGCTGCTTGCCAGCGAATTGAAGGTCCCTGTCGTTGTCGCCGAGAATCCGATGACCTGTGTTGTGGAAGGCGCCGGAAAAATGCTTGAACATCTGGAAAAACTGCCAAAGCGCAAAGCCAATTAATGCTCTGCGCTTTTCGCGTCCCATACTAAAGTAAAATTTACGGGTTACCGCGCACGCCGGAAGTGCAGTAAGGGGCCCGGCATCATCTAAGAGGGCGGGTGACAAACAATGATCAGAGGACTCTATACATCAGAAACAGGTATGTTGTCGCAGGAGCGGCTTATGAATATGCTGTCGAACAACTTGAACAACGTGGACACACCAGGCTATAAACAGGATCAAGGCGAATTGAGGACATTTCCCGAAATGCTGATCAGCCGGATCGGGGGTGATGCACCATCACCGTCGACAGTCGGTGATCTCTCAACGGGCGTTTACATGGACGAGACAGTTCCTGATTTCTCTCAGGGAACAATCACGCAGACCGGCAAGTCAACTGATATTGCTTTGTCTACTTCTCAGTTGCCGGTCAATCCGCGCACTGGTGCTCAGGAGGGGGCGCTGCTCTTTAATGTGCGAACCCCTGCAGGAGCGATCCGCTACACAAGAGACGGGCACTTCACGCTCAGCCCGGCCGGCCAGTTGACTGATGACAACGGCGATGCAGTGCTCAATACAGCAGGTCAGCCGATCCAGTTGCCTTCCGACCAGTTTCAGGTGGCAGGCAACGGTACGATTTTGGTCAATGGCACCCCTGCCGGACAAATCGGAGTCAGTTACGCAGCCAATACCAATCAACTGGTGCAGCAGGGCGGCGGGCTTTTCATGCTGAACGGTGCTGGGAATCTTCCGGCCGCTGCCGGACAGGCAAATGTCAGCTATCAGCTGAAGCAGGGCTTCATGGAAGGATCCAATGTTTCAGCGGATCAAACGATGACGGATATGATGGAAGCATACCGTACGTTTGAAGCCAATCAGAAAGTGATGCAGATCGAGGATCAGACGCTTGACAAGGCAGCCAGCCAGGTTGGTCAGGTCAGTGGCAACTGATCGCCATGATGATGACGGACAGCTTTAGCCTTATTGGATTGCACATAGAAATTTTTCATCTGATGACTTGAATCACAGAATTTACAGATCCCGGCACATTAGCCGGATTGCAGAAAAAGGCGGGTGGAACAATGGAACGGCAAATGATGGCGACAGCAGTTACTATGGGACAGATCCAGCAGCAGCTGGCAACGGTTGCGGACAATATAGCTAACATCGATACGACCGGTTATAAGAGCCGTGACGCGGAATTCAGTGATCTGCTTTTTCAGAATATCAGGAATATGAATCCGAACGTCGATCAGACCGATCGCGCCAACCGGTTGACGCCGTCAGGCATTCGTTCAGGATCCGGTGCACGGGTAGGCGATACACAGATTAATATGTCAATGGGTACTCTGCAGCAAACCGGAAATCCGCTTGATCTTGCCCTAACAAATGACCACCAACTTTTCATGGTCGGCCTGACGGGCGCAAACGGCCAGATGACCACGGCTTATACACGTGCAGGCGCGTTCAATGCCCAGATCGATCCGCAGAATCCGAACCGGCTCCGGTTGATGACAAAAAGCGGCCAGCCTGTGCTGAACCAGAACGGTCAAGCAATTTATCTGCCCGCCGGCTACACAAATCTTCAGATCAGCGGCAATGGTACAATCACGGCTACAATGCCGAATGGCCGGTCGATTAACGCCGGCCGATTGGGCCGCGTGACCGTCAGCCGGCCGCAGCTTCTTGAGAGCCAGGGCAATGATCTGTATACGTTGCCGAACCTTGGTCCGCTCGGCGTCGGCCTGAATCAGGTGATACAACCGGTTGCGGCAGGCAACACTTCAGTCGTTCAGGGTGAACTGGAAAATTCAAACGTTGACCTGACTCAGGAAATGACTAACCTGATTAATCTGCAAAATGACTACCAGCTGAATGCCAAATCCATTACATTGAGCGATCAAATGTCGGGACTGGTCAACAGCCTGATCCAGTGACGGGTGTGCGGGGCATGATGGTGAATCATACAAACGCTGAAGATAAAACTAAAAATAGATTGGCCCAGATCGGGGAGACACGGGAATCCATCCGCCGCGCCGCGCGCGAAGCTAAGAAAGCGCAAAAGGGACAGCAGGAAGAGAAGCCGCCTTACAATCCCTTCTTTAACTATCACAAGCGGCGTTTTCCAATCTGGAAGCGCCTGATTTTGCTGATCGGTCTTTGCGTTTTTGCACTTGTCGCCGGAGCAATGTTTGGCTATGGAGCACTTGGCCATGGCAATCCGTTCGCTGTCTTTAATCCGGTGACTTGGCGGCACATTCTCGACTTTTTCAAAACTAATTAACTGAAAGGAGAGAAGTGTCCACTCCGAATGCAGAAGAGGGATACATAGCCCATGTTATCAATTGATGAAATAAAAAAAATACTGCCCCACCGCTATCCGTTCCTGCTTGTCGACCGCGTGCTTGAAGTCGAAGACGGGAAACGGGCGGTCGGCATTAAAAATGTTTCGGTCAATGAACCGTTTTTTACTGGACATTTTCCGGATTATCCGGTGATGCCCGGTGTGCTGATTGTTGAGGCACTTGCTCAAGTCAGCGGCATTGCTGTCCTTCATCAGGGGGCAGCCAAAAATATGCTGACGCTGTATGCTGGCATCGATAAATGCCGCTTTAAGCGGCAGGTGCGTCCGGGAGACCAACTCCGGCTCGAATCGGAAATTCTTCGCTTCCGTTCCGGTTTTGCCAAAGCCAAGGGCGTGGCGACCGTTGACGGTGAAGTCGCCTGCGAGGCTGAGATGATGTTTGCTTTGAAAGAAGCGGAGTAATAAGAAACAATAAAATCTGATGAGCTTACTTCTTCTCGCCGAATAATCAGTGGGTGAAGGAAGCTCTTTTTGCGCACTGGACCTCTTTTTCTTCACCCGTCAAAGCTTGCATTAGTACAGCAGTTAAAAAAGCTGTTGAAATAATGAACAAGCACTTTTTTTATCTGAACTTGGTTAAAAAGGTGTGGGATCTTAAAAAAGTGTGTAAGATTTTGTTACACATGCCCACAAAAATCTGAATAATGTGCTTATAATGAATTTGTTGATTTAAGTGACGCTTTGTTTTTAAACAAAAATGAAACGATGTTCCACTTACCGGAACATAAATCAGCAATATAAATAGAGGGGTAGCGTGAAGTATGTCGGAAACGGGTACACAGGAAAGTTTGGGGGGCATGTCCTTAAACGAGGATAACCAGGCGATCGGCAAATATCAGCATCAGACGGTGTGGGCCGCTTCGATCGGTTATGCCATGGATGGGCT
This genomic window contains:
- a CDS encoding nuclease-related domain-containing protein, whose protein sequence is MNVKEQFIPLRMLAARALLDHMPHGITARAPIEDEFARLQSGWRGEQNLAYHLETVTDPDTRIFYNLRQTALNHIFQMDTLLLNDTFALIMEVKNYSGTLLFESSCRQMIRTIGNRREGFSNPLIQVSRHRDMLTAWLADHWLSPIPIEPLVVITNTSTIIDSPGNLREVIGKVIHAEQSISKIDQIKARYQHSPSIGRTVPQIEQFLLQEHTDPPLDLLKKYNVDPADLQHGVRCPNCYLFAMGRAYANWICRRYG
- a CDS encoding chromate transporter, which gives rise to MNNKNREAGKTLPARYTDILIAFSRSSVLSFGGGPSGIPMIETEVVKRYHWMTIEEFGDMVAIANALPGPVNTKLAGYVGWRVRGIGGMLAALVACVLPMVIAMIVLLGFLTAFQNQRWVRGMTQAVLPVVGVLMAQLTWSFLYSAKKGLGWVVSLLLVGLSFILMQLLHVQAPILIALTLLFVLLKRWKRKQTSAGEHK
- a CDS encoding flagellar hook-basal body protein; amino-acid sequence: MIRGLYTSETGMLSQERLMNMLSNNLNNVDTPGYKQDQGELRTFPEMLISRIGGDAPSPSTVGDLSTGVYMDETVPDFSQGTITQTGKSTDIALSTSQLPVNPRTGAQEGALLFNVRTPAGAIRYTRDGHFTLSPAGQLTDDNGDAVLNTAGQPIQLPSDQFQVAGNGTILVNGTPAGQIGVSYAANTNQLVQQGGGLFMLNGAGNLPAAAGQANVSYQLKQGFMEGSNVSADQTMTDMMEAYRTFEANQKVMQIEDQTLDKAASQVGQVSGN
- a CDS encoding flagellar hook-basal body protein; the encoded protein is MERQMMATAVTMGQIQQQLATVADNIANIDTTGYKSRDAEFSDLLFQNIRNMNPNVDQTDRANRLTPSGIRSGSGARVGDTQINMSMGTLQQTGNPLDLALTNDHQLFMVGLTGANGQMTTAYTRAGAFNAQIDPQNPNRLRLMTKSGQPVLNQNGQAIYLPAGYTNLQISGNGTITATMPNGRSINAGRLGRVTVSRPQLLESQGNDLYTLPNLGPLGVGLNQVIQPVAAGNTSVVQGELENSNVDLTQEMTNLINLQNDYQLNAKSITLSDQMSGLVNSLIQ
- a CDS encoding rod shape-determining protein gives rise to the protein MFSRDIGIDLGTANVLIYVKGQGIVLNEPSVIALDTETKQLLAVGEEARRMVGRTPGNIVALRPLRDGVIADFEITEMMLTHFIDKINVRGFLRKPRILICTPTHITSVEQKAIREAAERSGGKQVYLEEEPKVAAVGAGMDIFQPSGNMVIDIGGGTTDIAVLSMGDIVTSQSIKLAGDKFDQEILNYIKKRYKLLIGERTAEQIKIQVGTVFKNARDESMDIRGRDMVTGLPKTLTVHSNEIEEALADSIGTLVRAAKNVLETTPPELSADIIDRGVMLTGGGAQLHGIDQLLASELKVPVVVAENPMTCVVEGAGKMLEHLEKLPKRKAN
- the spoIIID gene encoding sporulation transcriptional regulator SpoIIID, which encodes MHDYIKERTIKIGKHIVETKKTVRVIAKEFGVSKSTVHKDLTERLPNINPELANAVKNVLDYHKSIRHLRGGEATRLKYQKDSEKAVQS
- a CDS encoding chromate transporter; translated protein: MLQWQIFIAFFIPGILGYGGGPASIPLIENEVVGRFHWMTVTQFSNVLAFANSLPGPIAPQMAGYIGYQVGGVLGLLVALIATIAPSLILLMVLLRILYKFKDSPKVKWLTLLIRPIIVIMLGVMAWNFFAASEQASGWVPMILIGATSFVLLERFRIHPAFIIAGALLIGALFMG
- a CDS encoding DNA-directed RNA polymerase subunit beta, with the translated sequence MMVNHTNAEDKTKNRLAQIGETRESIRRAAREAKKAQKGQQEEKPPYNPFFNYHKRRFPIWKRLILLIGLCVFALVAGAMFGYGALGHGNPFAVFNPVTWRHILDFFKTN
- the fabZ gene encoding 3-hydroxyacyl-ACP dehydratase FabZ, with amino-acid sequence MLSIDEIKKILPHRYPFLLVDRVLEVEDGKRAVGIKNVSVNEPFFTGHFPDYPVMPGVLIVEALAQVSGIAVLHQGAAKNMLTLYAGIDKCRFKRQVRPGDQLRLESEILRFRSGFAKAKGVATVDGEVACEAEMMFALKEAE